In Pristis pectinata isolate sPriPec2 chromosome 23, sPriPec2.1.pri, whole genome shotgun sequence, the genomic stretch cctcgtcagtccaggtgatgtccttgcccttaccagccagcagcgagaacagagggcgcatgatacgggctgctgcagggatgaaacgatggtaaaagttgaccatcccaaggaattcctgtaggcctttgactgtgtcggggcgggcaaaatggcggatagcatccaccttggcgggtaggggtgttgccccgtcgctggtgattttgtggccgaggaaatcgatagagtcaagtccgaattggcacttggacgggttgatcgtgaggccgaaatcgcggaggcgggaatacagctggcggaggtgttcctggcggttacggctggtgatcagtatgtcgtccaagtaaatgaacacgaagtccaggtctcggcctaccgcgtccatcagccgctggaaggtctgcgcggcgttcttaaggccgaacggcatccgaaggaattcgaacaggccgaatggggtgataatcgcagttttggggacgtcatccggatggaccgggatttggtggtatcccctaacgaggtccactttggaaaagatgcgggccccgtgtaagttcgctgcgaagtcctggatgtgagggatgggatagcggtctggggtggtggtgtcattcagcctgcggtagtcgccgcagggcctccaccctccggtggctttggggaccatgtgcaggcgggaggcccaggggctgtctgacctgcgaacaatccccagctcctccatgtgacggaactcttcctttgccaggcggagcttgtctggaggtaatcgtcgtgctcgggcatgaaggggtggccctgtggtaatgatgtggtgtcgtaccccgtgtgtgggcctagaatttgtaaacgaaggtgccaaaatcgatgggaattcggctaggagcttggcgaaatcgtcgccagaaagagaaatggagtccaggcgcggggctggtgggctgatttctcccagggggtaggtccggagagtgctagagtggactaaccgcttccttcgcaggtcgactaacaggttgtgggcccgaaggaaatcggctcctaggagtggtcgggcaatggtggcaagggtaaaggtccaggtaaaatggctgccgccaaagtgtaattgaagcgtacgggtgccgaaagaccgtatcgttgtaccgttggcggcattgagtagaggacctggtggcctgtcacgagtgtcgcggcctgtcgggggcaaaatactgacctccgctccagtatcaacgaggaaatgccgtccagatttcttgtcctgaacgaagaggaggctctgtcggcggccagccgccgtagccatcagcggcggctggccctggcgtttccctgaaacttgcagggtgggcggcatcgacgggcctccgcaccccacctctgatggtagaagcacagctggtcacccgtgtcttcatctgcgttcctggggcgtggctgctcggttgctggggccgggcaaggcgggcgttgggctcgcggcctggtaatttgactgacggatgaaccgccctcgcgcttggccctccacaggacatctgcccgggcggccacctcacgggggttgctgaagttggcgtcagctaacaacaagtggaagtcatcggggagctgttcgaggaaggcctgttcgaacatcaggcatggcttgtgtccctcggccaatgccagcatctcattcattagggcagatggggatctgtcccccaggccatccagatgaagcaggcgggcggcgcgctcacgacgggagaagccgaaggtccggatcaaaaggtctttgaaagctgggtatttatcttcctccggaggcgactggatgaagtctccaacctgggtggctgtctcctggtccagagagctaaccacatggtagtacttcgtggagtcggaggtgatctgccgaaggtggaattgcgcttcggcctggtcaaaccagacgctgggccgaagtgtccaaaaggtgggcagcttgagggccactacgttggctgctgcgctgtcgtccatttcgcgggtccaaaagccgtttggaccgtcggggtcaccaatgtagcggttgctaccgtggaataaaacaagactctactcggaggattgccaaacagaactggtttattttcccgccttgcgcgggctctttaagggagaatgttcccgcccaaaacaaccggcaatgacgtaagtcctacgtcatcaggactttcccgcgcgcgggttctccctgtcgctcggaaagacaaggcccgccgccatcttgggcctcgtcgctgcgacgccgcgtgacccgactgccaagccggttcgcccgactagacggtgagtcgccacaattcgctaaaagcactacaaaaggacaagtGTCAATACACAACATCTAACACAAAGAGAATAAGCAACGACATAACTACAGTAGATAtagcaaactaatactaacaaaacacacacgcaacactacatccgctcacgcaacacttcaaataagaattgcATCCGTACTacccacgacacacgcgatcccctgaggggcccactgagcgcggaactcagccagggtgcctgCGGAGACAGCGTGTTCCCTTTCCAAAGACACcagcgcgcgcacgtaagcacggaagaccgGCAGGCAGGCCAACCGGCCGGAACATTGGCCGCCCGCCGCTgcgtcccatggatggccagcttggccaggcccagcaggagactcaccaggagatcctccgcgtgCCCCGCCCCGTgctgcaccgggtgcccgtagaccaacagcgccgggctgaagtgcagccagaacttaagcagcagcccccacaGATacacaaagaggggctgcaacctctcgcactccgcgtacgcgtggtacaccgtctcctcctggctgcaggagtgacaggcagctggggtgtcggtgaaccggctcaggaaaCGGTTGCACGGCACCACCCGTCCCTCAGTGTGACCcaccctcagcaccgcccctcccacggcaccACCcttccctcagcaccgcccctcccacagcgcagcgctcccttggcactgcccctccctcagcaccacccctcccacaaggAGCATGGTCTCCGAAGCGCGAGGGGATTCATTACCTGGAAGTGTTTGAGCTGCGAAGCGATGGTCTGGAACCCGCGCTTCCACTCGTTGCCTTGCGTTGCTGTCCTGGTCCACAGGAGCTCCTCCCTCCGGCCTTGTTGCCGCACCTTGAGACTCAGGTACCCTGTGGGGGAAGCTCAGTTTTATTCACAGACGCTCCCCTCCCGACGGGCTCCAGATTACCGGCGAGCAGAACACCAACACATACAGTAACCTTGTGCAACATGGCTGGTTGAGGGGGGTGGTGTGCAGGGTGGGGGACTGAGGAACAGTTTACGGGTTGTGGCGGGGAACTTGTCTGTGAGGGTCAGTGGATAACCTGCagagggagacacaagggactgcagatgctgcaatctggagcaacacacaaaagcactggaggaacccagcgggacaggcagcacttatggagggaaatggacagttgacgtttcaggctgagacccttcctctggacccAGAGTGTCCggctatccatttctctccacagatgctgcctgacccgccgagttcctccagcacctttgggtATTGAAGCTGCAGAGGGAGTGGGTTTCCAAGGTTCACGTCCAGCACCGTTGCAATGGCTAGCCCAGCCGGATGTCACGGAGAGGGGCTTTCCTCGATGACCCAGGCTCAGAAAGCCCTAGTCCCCACGACAGCCAGGGGCTGCAGAGCGAGGTGGCCCCGAGGGCACAGGAGCGGCGGGGTCTGAGTAGCAGACTGGGTCAGCCCGCAGGCCATTAATGTGCCAACAGGTCACACAGTCACACTAAGACTCAGCTCCCAATCAACGTTCACTCAGAGACCACACAGCCCAACAGGTCCTGACACAGGAGccctgggaaggggaggggtcagCAGGGGGCAGACGGGGCTGACACTGAGCAGGAGGAAAGGACAAAGCACAGAAAAATCCTCCTCTCCCAACTCAGCAAAAACAGACCAATCCCTTCCTACAGATCTGGAGCAACATTCATAGATCCTCACCCCAACTCacagtcagtgtgtgtgggactgaatcccagtgagggtcggtgtgtgtgtgactgtaacccagtgagggtcagtgtgtgtgggactgtcctctggtgagggtcagtgtgtgtggtaCTGTACCCGAGTGAGGGTCAGtatgtgtgggactgtcccccagtgagggtcgtgtgtgtgggactgtcccccagtgagggtcagtgtgtgtgggactgtcccccagtgagggtcagtgtgtgtgggactgaatcccagtgagggtcagtgtgtgtgggactgtccccctATGAGGGTCATGTGTTGGGACTGTACCCcggtgagggtcggtgtgtgtgggactgtaccccggtgagggtcggtgtgtgtgggactgtagCCCAGTGAGGGTCGGTACGTGTGGGACTGTACCCCAATGAGGGTCgtgtgtgtgggactgtaccccagtgagggtcagtgtgtgtgggactgtaccccagtgagggtcagtgtgtgtgggaatgTACCCCGGTGAGGGTCTGGAAACTGAATACCACCTATTGATTGAAGTGCAGTTACTGAATGAGGCAACTTATTGCTGACTTACCGATCTTTGGGCCGCACATGTGGTACCAAAAGGAGAAGCATTGGTCACAGGCGGTGGCTGTCTGTAGTATGGAGGTGAGCCGTGCAGGACCCTTGCTGCCACCCGATGGTGCAGGGCTAACGAACAGGTAGTGACCTGCAACGGGGGGAATGCTGCCTGAGTGAGTGGCTGGCAAAATGAGGCTAGGCAGGATGTTGCAATCCTAACTAACTAGTGCAGAGTAACTCTCCAACAACCTGTCTAGACAGCTCCTCCCAGACTATCCAATGGTCTGGATTGGGAGATCCTTTATTCCATTTTCTTCACTTTACCaatgatttatttattctttggTGGTTTCTAAAACTCTCTCAATCCTCAGCATCCTTTGTGTATCATAACCCTTTCCTTTCAATCTCAATCCACTTTTACCTCCGTGGTTAATAGTGGACAGATCAGTTTGCTTGTGCACTCTTCATTTGTCAATAGAATATATTCAAGTATTTCTACACAAGTCCTCCACCGACTTAACGTTTAACTTCTGTTTCCACTTCCATTTATACCTTTGAACCTGCCTTTAAGACCCTAGCTTTACACTGTTTGTCTTTCTGCAATTGAATGTGAAATTCTGTCACACTGTGATCACTCTTCCCAAAGAATGGTTTACCATAATAACACTAATTAACAGAAGGCCCTTCCATGACTGGTATTTCACCCTGTAAAATCTGCTTTGCTACTCGGGGGAATGATTTACCCAGTAAATTTGCTCTGACCTCAGCTGGAGAGCCTCTGATTGTTTATAACGGAGCCTGGGCTGGGTCCTCCAGCTTACCTCTCTGATTGATGGTGTGATCGTACATCAGGCCCTGGTTGGTTGAGTTTGGGCCTTTCCAACTGCCCTGAATCCATTGAGGACCAACCATTCCATTTTCCCATTCACACAAATCGATTTCAAAATTGCAGGAGATTGCTGCAAGTCAACGGGAACAAGAGCTTTAGTGCATACTTAGTACATGTCAGTCCTCGTAGAGTGCCCACTGCTCAGTGTACACACTCCTCCGTGTGTATATCCTTCAATGTACACACTCCTCAGTGTACACACTCCTCAGAATCCTCAGTCCTCAGTGTACACACTCTTCAGAGTACAAGTATACACTCCATGGTGTACGCACCCCTCAGTGTACACACTCCTCAGAGTACAGAGTATGCACCCCTCGGTGTACGCAGACAGTGTACGCAGCCCTCAGTGTACGCACACCTCAGTGTACACACTCCTCTGTGTACACACTCCTCAGAGACTATACACTCCTCAGTGTGTGCACGCTTCAATATACGCACCCCTCAGTGTACACACTCAGTGTACAGAGTACACACCCCTCAGTGTACGCACTCCTCGGTGTATGCACTCCTTAGAGTAGAGTATACACTCCTCAGTATACGCACCCCTCAGTGTAAAGAGTACACACCCCTCGGTGTACACGTTCCTCAGTGAACGCAGTCTTCAAGTGTACACACTCCTCAGTGTACTGTATGCGTCCCTCAGAGCGCCAGCTCCACTGTGCTAATTGTTCACCTGACGAATGAACATGTGTGTCCCGTTATAGCTTAACGGGCGGCTGTTTATCTGCCTATCACGTGCTCTGGATCTGTGAGACCTGCACACATTCTGTCTTGCACaccagtcacagaaacaggccctttggcccaactggtccatgccgaccaagattcccatttaaactagtcccacgtttgacccatatccctctaaacaatTCCTaaccacatacctgtccaaataccttttcaatgttgttcatgtacctgtctcaaccacttcctctggcagctcattccatatatggacaaccctctgggtgaaaaagttgcccctcaggttcctattaaacctctccactctcaccttaaacccatgccctctggttcttgattccccaaccctgggaaaaagactgtgcactcacgctatctacacccctcatgattttatacacctctataccctatctatacacccctcattctcctacactccaaggaataaagtcctggcctgcccaacctctccctaccttttttgacttcccaaaatgcaacacctcacacttatctgaactgaattccatttgccattcctgggcccactgacccagctgatcaagatctcgctggaattcttgataaccttcttcactgtcgataataccacccattttagtgtcatATTCAATCTTAGtaatcatgccttgtacgttctaacccaaatcattgatgtagacgaCAAgaagcaatgggcccagcaccgagcactgaggcacaccacgagtcacgggactccattccgagaaacgagcttccaccatcaccctctgcctcctaccttcaagccaattctgtatccagttagccagctgtccctggatcccatgcgatctcaccttccagagtAGCCTGCTGTGtgaaaccttatcaaagaccttactgaaatccatatagaccacatctaccacactgccctcatcaaccttggttacttcttcaaaaaactcactcAAATTCGTGAGACTTGATCTTTGACACACAAAGCAGTActcactatccctaatcaatctcactctttccaaatgtgtgtatatcttatccctcagaatcctctccaataacttgcctaccacagatgttaggcttattgCTCTACAGTTCCCAGGTTCTTCTTTCCAGCACttcttaaaggcacaacattagccaccctccagtcttccagcacctcacccgccACTGATGATGATGtgtatatctcagccagggcccccgcaatttcttctctagcctcccacagtgttcttggatatacctggtcaagCCCTGGAGATTTCTCTACCTTCATAAGCTTTAAGACGTCCAGCACCTccaatgcggactatccccaagacctccccatttactttccctagttctgaagtcttcatgccTTTCTCCACTGTAAAATCAGAGGAGAAATTCTCATTAAGTACCTTGCCCATCTTCTGCAGCTCCACAGAAAGGTGTCCaccttggtctttgaggggccctatacTCTCCCTGGTTACTCTTTTCCCCTTagtatacataaaatctctttagattctccttaatcttctgcgTTAAAGCTatttcatgccctctttttgccctcctgatttccttcttaagtatgtTCCTGGATCCCCTtaactcctccagggattcacttgttccagctgcctgtacctgaacCAAGCCttgttctttttcctgaccagagcctcaatatttcttgtcatccagggttccctactcctgccagccttgcccgtCACTCTAACAGAAACACGCAGACTTTGAACTTTGACTATCTCACTTCCACTTACTGGAAATCCCTTTGCCAGCAAACAAGctactccaatcaacctctgcaagtttCTGTCTAATACCagcaaaattcaccttgccctaGTTTAGATTtgaacttgtggaccagttctgtctttttccataaccatttaaaactaatagaacgatggtcactggtcccaaggtgctcccccactgacacctcagtcataTGCCCTGCCTacttcccaagagtaggtcaagctttgtcCTCTCCCTCGTATTGCCTGAggaaacacacttaacaaattccccCTCATCTAAGCCCTTAGCGCTATGGTAGTCCCACTCTACTATGATAAACCTATTATTCTTCCAACTCTTcgcaatctccctacatatttgtccCTCTAATTTttattgactatttgggggcctctAATTCCAACCAGATCCAGTCTCCAGAATTGATTAATCACGAGAGCATGGATTGCAGAGTGTAGTAACACCAGCATGGAACTTAAAACTGCCCAGCTGTAATATGAGGTGACACAATAAACAGGGTCTGGGGTTGGTTCAATAGGTCCCCACCTTGCCCATGAACTACATGGGCACAACTAAGTGAGAGTAACAAACACAACAAACATATCAACCCTTCCCCACTTCAAGGTAACCCCCAACATTATTGTGTCTTCACTCCACTGCCTCGGGTTCAGCCACTCTGGGTTACTTCTGTCAGCAGATCTTGAGTCCCCTATGACCCAGAAGAATTTGCACCTACAGAAACTCCAGGTAAACACACCAAGAGTCAACAGAGGACTCTTGCTGGTGTTGTCTGGACCACTGGATACACCAAGTCTTGTTAAATGTGCCAGCTGTGTGACTATCCACCTGACAGATCAGGGCTGGGCTCTGGGCACAGGGTTTTACATAGTGTCAAGCACCACTCAACAGAATGTAACACATGAAAGCAACTCAAGATTGCACAGACTTGCAGATTGTGAAGGAAGCTTCCAATGTCTGCTGGAAAGTTGCTTTCCATCACCTGTTTGGGAATGGCGACCAGACCAGAACTTGCCACAAGGAGTAATTCCCCATCCTGCCTCCGGCTCtttacccatttccctccattggtgTCCTCTGCTGACCAAATCTCTCACCACCGGGAAGCTTCTCTTCATTTATTCTATCAAAACCTGTTACAATTCTGagtattttcattcatttattgaTGGGATCTGGGTCCTGTTAACAAGACATTTGTTGcccttggaggtggtggtgagccacagcagtccttctggggaaggtgctcccacacttccaggattcagacccagcgacgatgaaggaacttccccctcagatccattCTAAACCTCCTATCACTCacttgaacctatgtcctcttgtcttaagacacacccaccatgggaaaaagatttttactatctaccctatctatgcctttcataagtTTATGTAcccctatcagatcccccctcagcctccttcactgaagggaaaacaaatccagcttatCCAGATTCTCCTTATAACCATATTGCTCCAAGCCAGGCAACaccctgttaaatctcctctgcactctctccagcgcaataatatccttcctatagtgtggtgaccagaactgcacacagtactccaggtgcagctgaaccaatgttttataaagctgtgacaTTGTCTGACTCCTGTACCCATCCTAGTACTTCAGTGTACAGGAGACCAGCACTGAAGGGGCAGCAGGACTGTGATGCCTCACGTTGGATGTGGgagctgtggtccacgatggccacgtctgcagtaagtgcttgaggctggaggaacttcggctc encodes the following:
- the LOC127582310 gene encoding apical endosomal glycoprotein-like — translated: MQSLHSERFLMCLPILLSLLLLPRSLLAISCNFEIDLCEWENGMVGPQWIQGSWKGPNSTNQGLMYDHTINQRGHYLFVSPAPSGGSKGPARLTSILQTATACDQCFSFWYHMCGPKIGYLSLKVRQQGRREELLWTRTATQGNEWKRGFQTIASQLKHFQLIFEASQTDGGGDIAIDDISVVGGACEPQQMCNFEANSCEFTSTGAQTWRREQGHSGETTNRPAIDITTETGQGDSTKLTRPQCPRR